The following nucleotide sequence is from Paenibacillus odorifer.
ATAGATGAGCTAACGTTCATTGGCGGATTTCAAAATTTTGTTTATGAATACCAACTTAGTAACCATCAATATATTCTAAGATTTACTCATAGCTCGCTACGTAGTAAGGATTTGTTGGCGGCTGAACTTGAATGGATTCTATACATAGCAGATCATGGCGTTTCAGTATCAAGACCCGTATGTTCTCTTCAGGGTAATTTAGTTGAGCAAATAGAGATCGGTGATTCGTGCTTTAGGGTATCTTCCTTTGAAAAAGCACAAGGGAAACGAATAGGTTACCCAGACTGCCTGAAAGATGTAGAGCTCTATGAGCAGTGTGGCATGATCACTGGACAAATGCACAGATTAGCAAAATCTTATAAACCACACACCAAAAGACATGCGTGGCATCAGAACTACTACCTGCAGAATGTAACCAGGTTTATTCCTTCATCCCAAAGTGGCGTTTTAGAAAGCTGTAAGGCGCTTATGGATCGGCTAAAGCATCTCGACGCTGATATAAATACCTATGGTCTCATCCATGGGGATATCAATGTAGGCAACTTTTTGGTCGACAATGGTAAGCTGACCTTGTTTGATTTTGATGAAGCTCAGTACAGCTGGTTTGTAGAAGATATCGCCATTCAACTGTATTATCTAGTCTACGTTTACGGGGATGATAGTATGGAGGACAGGCAGCTTCAATGTCAGCGTTTTATGGAGCACTTTCTAAAAGGCTACGTTAAAGAGAACAGTATTTCAGAAAATGAGCTGAAGCTAATTCCTCTTTTTCTTCGATTAAGAGAGATTATTGTTTATACAGGGATGTACCGGAGTTTTGATATGTCTAACCTAGATGATTGGACCAAAGATTATTTAACGCAGAGTAAGGCGAGAATTGAGAATGGTATTTCCATCATTGAGTCTTATTTCTGAACAAACATCCAAAGCGTTTCATATGATGTGTCTCTCTTACAAAACCCACAGCTATCACTGTGGGTTTTGTGTTCTCTAAACAAGTCCATTTTGCTTTTAAGAGGTTGATATGCCGTGACTCTATCCTAACTTGGACATATCGTATAAATGAGACTTTTCCCAAAAATGCATATGAGGGGTTGGTTAAATGAGTGCTGTACCTCACTACAAGGCGAACCAACAAGGTATTTCCATTATTACCTGTACCAATCGCCATAATTATTTAAACAACCTATTTCAAAATTACAGCAGACAAAAATATGCAAATAAAGAACTTATCATTATTATCAATAATAATAAAATTCCACTATCCCCCTACCTAACCTTAGCTAAAAAACACAAAAATATTAAGATATTTCGTAAACCTGAACATCAATCTCTCGGTTCATGCTTAAACTATGCCGTAACAAAATGCAAATATCATACCATCGCCAAATTTGATGACGACGATTATTATGCCCCTCATTATTTGACGGAAAGTAATCTGACCTTACAAAGAACTAAAGCTGATATCCTTGGAAAACGGGCTCACTATATGTATTTACTAGGTTCAAAGACTTTGATTCTTCGTTTTGCAAATGATGAACACCGGACGGTTACCCATCTCCCTGGCGCTACGCTCGTCTTCAAACGAAAAGTATTCGATCATGTGAAATTTCCTAATAAAAACGTAGGTGAGGATGATCTCTTTTGCAGCAGAAGCAGAAAGAAAGGTTATAAGGTTTATTCTGCGAGTAAAAATAACTTCGTTGCCATACGTAGAAAAAACTCTTCAAAACATACATGGATTATCAGTGATAGTACGTTAATAGCTAACCATAAGATCATCCGGAATATTAAAAACTACAGGAATTTTGTTGGACGCAGTCCAAAGATTCCGTTATGAAGTTAACTGCTGAATCTACTTCATCTGCTGTGTCTATTCTAACTTGTACGAAACGACTTGATTGTATTAAAACCATGTTTGATAACTATCAACGACAGAATTTCAAATCTAAAGAACTTATCGTGATCATAAATAATGATAGCTTGAGAATTGAAGATTATATACATGCTGCAAAAAAACATAAAAACGTACGGATCTATAAACTACCAGAATATCGTTCACTCGGGTTTTGTCTGAATTTTGGTGTGCACTTAGCGAATTATAGTTGTATCGCTAAATTTGATGACGACGATTATTACTCTGCCAACTATTTAACGGATAGTATGAACATCCTCCATAAAACTAAAGCTGATATCGTTGGAAAACGAGCTCACTATATGTATTTAAATGATAAGAAGCTACTTTTGCTTCGTTATCTTCATATGGAAAATAAACAGGTAACCAATGTTCAGGGTGCCACCCTACTCGTAAAACGAAATGTCTTCCAGCAGATTTCTTTTCCAGATTGGAATAAAGGTGAATGTGTTAAGTTTTGTGCGGATTGCGCTGCACAGGGCTTTAAGATTTATGCAGGAAATAAGTATAACTTCGCTGCGGTTCGTAGAAAAAACTCCAAAGATCACACATGGATCGTTAGTGACAAGAAACTTCTAGCTCAAAATGTTAAAGTTCTAAAGGTAAAAAACTTCAAAAAATACGTAACTCGAGGCTGATTTAATCAAACTCATTCTAGCAGTTGCGACTTAGTAACCCAATAAAAAGACTGGACAGCAATTAGCTAAGCGGCTATTCGCATCCAGTCTTTCATATTTTTAAAAAGTGTAATCGAAAAATTTCTCTGCATTCCTTAAACTAGCCCATATATCAGAGCTTTCTCCGCCTATATACCAATAAGCTACTCCAGCTAGTTTTTTAGTAACCGCTAAGTTGTATTTAGTTATTAATGAACGCCCATCCTCAATCCAAATCGTATGTTTTATAGCTTGTTTCGAGTAGCTCGCGACATATTGTCCCAGAGTAGAATTCCACACAGGTTTCGATGCATAGCTGCTGATGATCTGATTTTGCTCCGGAAGCGTAATATATTCAGAGGATAAAACCGTTCCCTTCTGGTTCAGTGTCCAATCCCGATTATATAAGGGCAATGCCAATATAACTTTTTGACTAGGTACAACTTTTAGGATTGTATTCACAGCCTTTTGATCATAAGAAAGCGAAGCATTGGACCCCGGAACTTGACTCCCGTCATAATGCTCATCATACCCCATCATCACCATGTAATTCACTTGCTTGCCTAGGGCAGCATAGTCAAAAGCTTCTGTCCAATCCGTTCCAAGATCAGGGGATACATCCATCGACAGAATAACATTGAGCGAATGCATTTTCTCGGCCAATAAAGTAATAAACGAAGTCAAATACACACGATCTTCGGCCGCTACATTTTCAAAATCTATATTTAGTCCATCTAATCCATATTTACTCACTAAAGCAGCTAATTGTTTGACTGCCGTATTCCTTGCGGTTGTACTCAACAGCATTTGATGCGTCGCTTCTTGATCCGATCGATTGCCAACCATCGCCCAGACTTGCCTTTTATTCTTTTTTGCCCAAGTTACCAGCGAGACATCTGTCGAATCCGTTACTGTCCCTGTTTTTCCAACATAATACCAACGTGGTGAGAGTGTGTTGACGTTCGATTGCAAAACATGATTCTCAAATTGTGACGTCGTGAGACCATACTGCCAGCCTATAACAATACGTTTGTCCGGATCACTTTCCAGCTCTGCCGCCCAGCTTGTATGTTGCAGCACCCGATCCATCAGCACTGCCGTCTCTTGCCTGGTTATCGGGTCCGTGGGTCGAAAATTTCCGCTATTATCGCCCTTCATTAATCCGCGATCATTAACCTTGGCTACAGCAGCACTTGCCCAGCTAGCAATTTGTTGCCGATCTTTAAAATTGGTTTGTGCGGTAGTTGCAGTGTTTGTTTGCTTTAGCGCTTTGGCTATCCACACAGCCGCTTCCTGCCGAGTAACTGCTTTTGCGGGTGCAAAAGTAGTTGCCGAAGTGCCGTTCGCCAGTTCAAGCTGAATTGCTGCCTGTATCCAGCCGTAATACCAAGCGCTTTTGGCTACGTCGGTATAAGGAGATACCGGACTCAACGCTGGATCAAGCTTCAACAGACGATCAAGAACTGTAATAAATTCAGCTCTAGTAATCGATTGAGTAGGTGAAAATTTAGTATTCGAGGTGCCAGTTAATATATTCCGGTTATATAAATCTATGATTTCTTTTTTTGCATAACTAGTGTTTATATCCTCAAAAGGAACCCCGTTATCGGCCGATATATGCTGAATAAATCCTCCGGCGTATAGCACGACAGCGAGGGTCATTATAGTAAATCTAGCAAATATATTCTTCACGGGTTAAGAGATTCCCCCTTGGTTATCAATCTTTGAATTATACCAAGGATACAATCCATAAACATCGCTAAAATATTGGTAGAGTACGATAGGATCAGCTCTTCGGATTATGCAAAAAGAGACTAAGAACCACACCACACAGCACCAAGCCCAATGAAACTAGGAACGTGTCGTGGAATCCTGCAACCATAGCCTCTAAAGGTAGCTTCTAATTTCCTTGACTCATTTGAGTAGCTATATTCGAAGTCAATAAGCCCGACATTATAGCGACAGCAAAGGAACCCACAATTTGTTGTGCAGAGGCAGTAAGTGGGGTCACACGGCTGATCAAATCCTTCGGAGCGGCCTTAAGCACATGTGTACCGAGCTGCATAGTAGTTAATCCTTGGCCAAGTCCCATAATGGCAAAATAACTGATCATAACGTATACACTTGTATCATTTTGTAAACGTGACAAAAGAAAGAGTCCGGTGGACAGCAGCACAAGTCCAGAGAACACAACGGGCCGAGCTCCATACTTATCAAATAATTTTCCTCCAATAATCATGCCAGCAAAGGATATTAAAGCTTGAGGAATAACTAAAAGTCCCGATTCAAAGGAAGAAAAACCTCTGACCTGCTGCAAAAAAATTGGAATTAACAGAATCGAACCAAATAAGGCGAACTGATTAATCCAGGTCAAAATCATACCTTTACTAAATTCTAGAGATCGAAAAGAGCGAAGTTCCAATAACGGTTCTTTTTGGCGCAATTCCACGAAAATAAACAAGGCTAAAGCAATGAAGCTGAACGCAAGAGATATAATCGTTATACGATCCCCCCAGCCATCCACTCCCCCTCTATGCACCCCAAATACCAAGCTGGAGAAAGCGAGTGGTGATAAAATCACACCCCAAATATCCAATTTAGCTTTATTCCCCTTCTCTATTACCGGAAGAAATTTCACTCCAACAATCATTGCAATAATACCAATGGGGACATTAATCAGAAAAATCCAGTGCCAGCTTGCATATTCCAACAGCCATCCTGACAGTACAGGACCAAGAACAGGCGCAATTAACATCGGTAGGCCAAGCAATCCCATGATTGAACCTCTTTTATCGGGAGGTGCGATTTTGAATGACATAGCCATACCAATTGGAGCAATCATCCCTCCGCCTAATCCCTGCAAAATACGAAAGATTATCAGCTCTGTTGTGGATTGTGCCATTGAGCATAATAAAGAACCTATGGTAAACAATACGATCGAAGCTAAAAAAACACGTTTGGCAGTAAACTTATCCGAGAACCATCCGGCCAATGGGATAATTACGGATAAAGCCAGCGTATAACCCGTGATGGCCCACTGTATTGTTTTTAGGCTGGCATCAAAGGTTTTTTCAAGCTGCGGGATCGCTACATTCATAATTGTACTGTCGAGCATAACCAGCAACATTCCTGTTATAAGTGCCAGTATTACGGGAAGTATTGCTTTTATAGAAAATTCTTTGGTGACTGGTTGGGATTGTTCCACTTGTAGATTACTCATGGGTCTATACACATCCTTTTTAATTTTTACTAATAAAATAGCTAACCGCTGCCTCCTTTTTAAAAAATCGCACCGTTAAACTAACAGTGTAAGATTAATATAGCACCCGTTTATTTGCTTGTAAATAAAAATATCTAACAGTGTAAGATAAACCGGTAATCTAACGATGGTAGACCAGCCATCCATCTTCGCTTATGATAAAAGAAGACAGTAACAGGAGGTCGTTTCGATGAGAATCAAAAATCTGCAAATCACTGAACAAGATATAATAAAAGCTTCTTGGGAGCTGCTAGATGATATCGGCATAGAGGCATTTAGTATGCGTAAATTAGCAGAACTATTAAATATACAAGCCGCCTCTCTCTATTGGCATTTTAAGAGTAAACAGAGTATTTTCCAGACACTGGCTAATGAGATCGCCAAAGAAGCCCTCGAAACTGCGAATCTCGAAGGTGATTGGCAAGAACAGCTTTTTCATTTTGCAGATCGAATCCGCGGGGTTTTACATAAGTATCCTTGCTCGGCTCAGCTGATGATGAGAACCTTGCCTTCTGAACCTAATTATCTATCTTTACTGAATACTTTGCTTCAGATCGTGGATCATCTTCCTTTAAGCGATAGTGACAAATTCTCCTTAATTGCTTGCGTGTTAAACTATGTAATCTCTTTCGAATTGGACAAATATGAGCAGGATCGAATTGACTTAGCCATGAAAAATGAACCTAATGGAGATGCTAGAGAGGTATTTAAACAATCGCTTGAGCACTTATCAGGGGATGGACCTAATGTTATAAAACGAATGTACGAAAACAATATCTTTAATGAAATTGGCTCCGATAAGATGTTCTATACAGGTCTAAAAATAATGGTGAGTGGAATTGAACAGTTAGCTAATGAGCGACAGTAGAGCTTAGGGGATTTTTCACGAAAATAAATCTTGGCACAAAAAAAGGGCATCCCAGCAGCCGATTTCGGCTTTTGGAATGCCCTTTTTTAAAGAGCCCGAAATAAAAGTTCTCCTTTGGACTGAATATATCTATACATCACTCCACATGCCACAAATATCACCACACCAATACCTAACATAACGAGATTACCATTTAGATCGGATAAAAGAAAACTCAAACCAAATGGAATCAGCAAGCTGATAAATCCTATAATCATCGCTACAAGGACCGAAGCACTTTGTTTAATTACTGAGACTTCGTTAGTCCACTCCAGTTTAGGAAGCTTCAAGTTAACGATCACACCTACCATTGCAGTAAGACAAGCGTATAGGACGGGGATTATTAGCAATAACAAGCTCTCCATCCAGCCTGTGCCCAGAGAAATCATTAGAAGCACACTACTAACAATCACAATCGGTACTGTAATGGTGAGATTCACTACGATTTTACTTAATAATATGGTTTTTGTCGGAACGGGGGCGCTTTTTAAAATCCAAATATGGTTACCTTCAAGCGAAATCGAACTCGATGTCGTACAGCTTAATGCAACAAAGAGGGAAACAAATAGTGGCGCCAATCTGCTTAGATAGTTAGAGAGTTCAGGTATCTCAATAATTTGTCCTAATTGCTCTGAGCTAACAAACAGTAAGGTAATCGCCATGACAAGTAACATAACCATACCGATACTCGTATTTAGCACATATATAGAAGAACTGAAATAGCGGCGCAGCTCTTTTTTATACAATGTGTAAAGCGGTGAAGAGACTGCAAGTGACCTCATTTGATACTTATTCTTTGAGTAAGAAGTCGTAAGGCCTGTGTGTATTGCTTTATATTTGCTGCCAAGAATAAGGGTAAACAACATAAAAGAAAGTAACGAAATCCCTATAAATAATAGTAAAGGAGCTACCTGATACGAGCAGACAGCATCTACATACATAACCGTCAAAGGATATAAGTTGAAGATTTGATCGGCAATTTGTGTGCTCATATCCGCAAGTAACTGCGGGTCATTCCCATTCATTTGGCCTGAACCCAAAATAATAACAATGATTACGGCAAAAGTCAGAATGAGACTTATTAAACGACTTCCTTTAAAACGTGAGGAAATCCAACTAATCAATGCCCCTATAATTGTTGCAGCAATGATCGGCACTAATGGGATAAATAGCAGCGTTATCATGAAAAATAAATAATATACTACTGCCGGATTTACCTTTATAGCATAAACTACACCTGCTGGCACCATCACCATCAATGAGAACAGTATATTCAGCACATAGAGCTGAACTACACGGCTTGCTACGATATGGCTCGTTTTGATAGGCAACGACATTACGAGATCGTAATCTTTGGAGCCAAATAATACCCCACTCGCCTTATAGATCGTTGTAAAAAATCCAATCAAGCAAGTAACAGCCATCATAATCGCAAGCAGCAGCTCTGGCCTGCCTATCTGTTCAAGGGTCTCTGCTATCATGAAGCTATATCCAAACGAAACTACTGCCATCATGACAATCCCTATTAAGATACCGATGCTCAGCAAAAGCATTTTTCGTCTTTCTTTCATATTCCTTGTATGCAAAGCTTTATTTAACCCAAACGATGAGATCAGCTGAATTTTCGTCAATCGCCAGATATTAATCATGTTTAATCAACTCCAAAAACACATCTTCAAGGCTGCTGTCACCCTTCACCTCTTCTGTTTTCCCATGAGTGATCAATTCACCCGCTTTGATAATGGCAATCTTATTGCAGAG
It contains:
- a CDS encoding TetR/AcrR family transcriptional regulator, coding for MRIKNLQITEQDIIKASWELLDDIGIEAFSMRKLAELLNIQAASLYWHFKSKQSIFQTLANEIAKEALETANLEGDWQEQLFHFADRIRGVLHKYPCSAQLMMRTLPSEPNYLSLLNTLLQIVDHLPLSDSDKFSLIACVLNYVISFELDKYEQDRIDLAMKNEPNGDAREVFKQSLEHLSGDGPNVIKRMYENNIFNEIGSDKMFYTGLKIMVSGIEQLANERQ
- a CDS encoding phosphotransferase enzyme family protein, with protein sequence MEQKIKSLFNDQIVSAACTKYGIPIDELTFIGGFQNFVYEYQLSNHQYILRFTHSSLRSKDLLAAELEWILYIADHGVSVSRPVCSLQGNLVEQIEIGDSCFRVSSFEKAQGKRIGYPDCLKDVELYEQCGMITGQMHRLAKSYKPHTKRHAWHQNYYLQNVTRFIPSSQSGVLESCKALMDRLKHLDADINTYGLIHGDINVGNFLVDNGKLTLFDFDEAQYSWFVEDIAIQLYYLVYVYGDDSMEDRQLQCQRFMEHFLKGYVKENSISENELKLIPLFLRLREIIVYTGMYRSFDMSNLDDWTKDYLTQSKARIENGISIIESYF
- a CDS encoding MDR family MFS transporter; the encoded protein is MSNLQVEQSQPVTKEFSIKAILPVILALITGMLLVMLDSTIMNVAIPQLEKTFDASLKTIQWAITGYTLALSVIIPLAGWFSDKFTAKRVFLASIVLFTIGSLLCSMAQSTTELIIFRILQGLGGGMIAPIGMAMSFKIAPPDKRGSIMGLLGLPMLIAPVLGPVLSGWLLEYASWHWIFLINVPIGIIAMIVGVKFLPVIEKGNKAKLDIWGVILSPLAFSSLVFGVHRGGVDGWGDRITIISLAFSFIALALFIFVELRQKEPLLELRSFRSLEFSKGMILTWINQFALFGSILLIPIFLQQVRGFSSFESGLLVIPQALISFAGMIIGGKLFDKYGARPVVFSGLVLLSTGLFLLSRLQNDTSVYVMISYFAIMGLGQGLTTMQLGTHVLKAAPKDLISRVTPLTASAQQIVGSFAVAIMSGLLTSNIATQMSQGN
- a CDS encoding glycosyltransferase family 2 protein, which translates into the protein MKLTAESTSSAVSILTCTKRLDCIKTMFDNYQRQNFKSKELIVIINNDSLRIEDYIHAAKKHKNVRIYKLPEYRSLGFCLNFGVHLANYSCIAKFDDDDYYSANYLTDSMNILHKTKADIVGKRAHYMYLNDKKLLLLRYLHMENKQVTNVQGATLLVKRNVFQQISFPDWNKGECVKFCADCAAQGFKIYAGNKYNFAAVRRKNSKDHTWIVSDKKLLAQNVKVLKVKNFKKYVTRG
- a CDS encoding S-layer homology domain-containing protein, whose amino-acid sequence is MKNIFARFTIMTLAVVLYAGGFIQHISADNGVPFEDINTSYAKKEIIDLYNRNILTGTSNTKFSPTQSITRAEFITVLDRLLKLDPALSPVSPYTDVAKSAWYYGWIQAAIQLELANGTSATTFAPAKAVTRQEAAVWIAKALKQTNTATTAQTNFKDRQQIASWASAAVAKVNDRGLMKGDNSGNFRPTDPITRQETAVLMDRVLQHTSWAAELESDPDKRIVIGWQYGLTTSQFENHVLQSNVNTLSPRWYYVGKTGTVTDSTDVSLVTWAKKNKRQVWAMVGNRSDQEATHQMLLSTTARNTAVKQLAALVSKYGLDGLNIDFENVAAEDRVYLTSFITLLAEKMHSLNVILSMDVSPDLGTDWTEAFDYAALGKQVNYMVMMGYDEHYDGSQVPGSNASLSYDQKAVNTILKVVPSQKVILALPLYNRDWTLNQKGTVLSSEYITLPEQNQIISSYASKPVWNSTLGQYVASYSKQAIKHTIWIEDGRSLITKYNLAVTKKLAGVAYWYIGGESSDIWASLRNAEKFFDYTF
- a CDS encoding glycosyltransferase — protein: MSAVPHYKANQQGISIITCTNRHNYLNNLFQNYSRQKYANKELIIIINNNKIPLSPYLTLAKKHKNIKIFRKPEHQSLGSCLNYAVTKCKYHTIAKFDDDDYYAPHYLTESNLTLQRTKADILGKRAHYMYLLGSKTLILRFANDEHRTVTHLPGATLVFKRKVFDHVKFPNKNVGEDDLFCSRSRKKGYKVYSASKNNFVAIRRKNSSKHTWIISDSTLIANHKIIRNIKNYRNFVGRSPKIPL